The Carnobacterium mobile DSM 4848 genome includes a window with the following:
- a CDS encoding SGNH/GDSL hydrolase family protein: MTKKSVFALILLMILTVGIIWFGMDHQKTQKAKLLRTNETTAVSSDKAANNKTSSKAQKADLSAQQEKFENNREQLSVSDYLAYLSAKEEKAVVSFYGDFSESETWLSVVEKYITKQINSNIEVHQLAFPDYDSYRLLEENTVTAVAETKPDVVFFQVPVYGDQVRDISLADSGEYVAEDYAAIKQALPEALVVLVTPNPSSSRQGEFNSRTLDYTSYLAQAVKVAEENEFPLFDLHAAFQSEMESQEQDLSAVLKEDGRALNDQGTDLYASLFTEQLTEPIDTTSGR, translated from the coding sequence GTGACAAAAAAAAGCGTTTTTGCCTTGATACTACTCATGATTTTGACTGTTGGAATTATTTGGTTTGGAATGGATCATCAAAAAACACAAAAAGCAAAATTATTGAGGACAAATGAAACTACTGCAGTGAGTAGTGATAAAGCAGCAAATAACAAAACATCTAGTAAAGCTCAGAAAGCAGATCTATCTGCTCAGCAAGAAAAGTTTGAAAATAATCGAGAGCAATTATCTGTTTCGGATTATTTAGCCTATTTGTCTGCTAAAGAAGAAAAAGCAGTGGTCAGTTTTTATGGAGATTTTTCAGAATCTGAAACCTGGCTTTCCGTTGTTGAAAAGTACATAACTAAGCAAATAAACTCCAATATCGAAGTACATCAGCTGGCTTTCCCAGATTATGATTCTTATCGGTTATTGGAAGAAAATACAGTGACTGCAGTAGCAGAAACTAAACCGGATGTCGTTTTTTTCCAAGTTCCCGTTTATGGAGATCAAGTACGAGACATTAGTTTGGCAGATTCGGGTGAATATGTAGCTGAAGATTATGCAGCAATAAAACAGGCTTTACCGGAGGCACTGGTTGTTTTGGTTACACCTAATCCAAGCAGCAGCCGGCAAGGAGAATTTAACTCGAGAACGTTAGACTATACAAGTTATCTAGCACAAGCGGTTAAAGTGGCAGAAGAAAACGAATTTCCGCTTTTTGATCTGCATGCTGCTTTCCAATCTGAAATGGAGTCTCAAGAGCAAGATCTTTCAGCTGTTTTAAAAGAAGATGGAAGAGCACTGAACGATCAAGGAACAGATCTTTATGCTTCTTTATTTACTGAGCAATTAACAGAACCAATCGATACCACCAGCGGACGTTAA
- the ntdP gene encoding nucleoside tri-diphosphate phosphatase: protein MHVPKEGEYITIQSYKHDESLHRTWRDTMVLKTSDQSLIGCNDHTLVTEADGRRWLTREPAIVYFHKHYWFNIIAMIRDNGISYYCNLASPYALDEEGLKYIDYDLDIKVFPDGEKRLLDVDEYEDHSKLWGYPDDIDHILKENVKILVEWINEEKGPFSKEYVNLWYKRYRQLANK, encoded by the coding sequence ATGCATGTTCCAAAAGAGGGAGAATACATCACGATCCAAAGTTATAAACACGATGAAAGTTTACATCGCACATGGCGAGATACAATGGTTCTTAAGACAAGTGACCAATCTTTGATTGGGTGTAATGATCACACACTAGTCACAGAGGCAGATGGCCGTCGTTGGTTAACGAGAGAACCGGCCATTGTTTATTTCCATAAACATTATTGGTTCAATATTATTGCAATGATCCGCGATAACGGCATTTCATATTATTGTAACCTGGCTTCACCTTATGCTTTAGATGAGGAAGGATTGAAGTACATTGATTATGATTTAGACATTAAAGTATTTCCAGATGGCGAAAAACGATTGTTGGATGTGGATGAGTATGAAGATCATAGTAAATTATGGGGCTATCCTGATGATATTGACCATATTTTAAAAGAAAATGTTAAAATTTTAGTAGAGTGGATCAACGAAGAAAAAGGTCCCTTTTCTAAAGAATACGTTAACTTATGGTATAAACGCTATCGTCAGCTGGCAAATAAATAA